From a region of the Thermocrinis sp. genome:
- the secD gene encoding protein translocase subunit SecD: MKNFYTNLGLLLFLIALSVAIVLYKPMNLGLDLRGGISMVIQPDVSYAIEQEYQRLSKDLYQKLREEGLKVLDVLVEKDYIKVELLEEGGVEKILEKHFPRLEVKKKEANTYFLALKDQELLQLRDSVIGQTVEVLRKRIDELGVVQPVITKIGQDRILVELPGVLDLQKAKSIIGRTALLELKLVVESGRREDLESKLTPDLELLPSEDGSEWFLVEKVAVITGGDLKTAYTSQDEFGGPAVSFELTDSGANKFGQFTEENIGKRLAIVLDKKVISAPVIRSRITNMGQITGQFTPDEAKELAIVLRAGALPTKIDFLQESVIGPTLGRDAIEQGIKAGVLGYLLLALILVLRYKSSGITANLSIILNALMLWAGMVLLGATLTLPGIAGIILNMGIAVDSNVLIFERVKEELRLGNSPRKAIDLGYKRSLNAVFDTHITLLVAALILFQFGSGPVKGFATTLTLGTIASFISNVYFAKFLLEVLYKLRLFRL; the protein is encoded by the coding sequence ATGAAAAACTTCTACACTAACTTAGGGCTTTTGCTGTTTTTGATTGCTTTATCTGTGGCGATAGTTCTTTACAAGCCTATGAACCTTGGCCTGGACCTAAGGGGCGGTATATCTATGGTAATCCAGCCTGACGTGTCCTATGCCATTGAACAGGAATACCAAAGACTTAGCAAAGATTTATACCAAAAGCTAAGGGAGGAGGGACTGAAGGTTTTGGACGTATTGGTAGAAAAGGATTATATTAAGGTAGAACTTTTAGAAGAGGGTGGGGTGGAAAAGATCTTGGAAAAACACTTTCCACGCCTTGAGGTGAAGAAAAAAGAAGCTAATACTTACTTTTTAGCGTTAAAAGATCAAGAACTTTTGCAGCTAAGGGATAGTGTTATAGGTCAGACGGTGGAGGTTTTGAGGAAGAGAATAGACGAGCTGGGCGTGGTCCAACCAGTGATCACAAAAATAGGTCAGGACAGGATCTTGGTAGAACTACCAGGAGTTTTAGACTTACAAAAGGCGAAGTCCATCATAGGCAGAACTGCCCTTCTGGAGCTAAAGCTGGTGGTAGAAAGTGGTAGAAGGGAAGATCTGGAAAGTAAGCTAACACCAGATCTGGAGCTTTTGCCTTCAGAGGATGGTTCCGAGTGGTTTTTGGTTGAAAAGGTAGCGGTTATTACCGGAGGAGACCTAAAAACCGCCTATACTTCTCAGGATGAGTTTGGAGGACCTGCGGTTAGCTTTGAGCTAACAGACAGCGGAGCAAACAAGTTTGGCCAATTTACGGAAGAGAACATAGGCAAAAGGCTTGCCATAGTCTTAGACAAAAAGGTAATTTCTGCTCCCGTCATAAGAAGTAGGATAACCAACATGGGACAGATAACTGGTCAATTTACGCCGGATGAAGCAAAGGAGCTTGCTATAGTTCTAAGGGCTGGAGCCTTGCCAACTAAGATAGACTTTCTTCAAGAGAGCGTCATCGGTCCCACTTTGGGAAGGGACGCTATAGAGCAGGGTATTAAGGCGGGTGTGCTGGGCTATCTGCTTTTGGCTTTAATACTTGTTTTAAGGTATAAATCATCTGGAATAACTGCCAACCTTTCTATAATATTAAACGCTTTAATGCTTTGGGCTGGCATGGTATTGTTGGGTGCAACCCTTACCTTGCCAGGCATTGCGGGTATAATCCTAAACATGGGCATAGCGGTAGATTCCAACGTGCTGATCTTTGAAAGGGTCAAGGAGGAGCTAAGGCTTGGAAACAGTCCAAGGAAGGCAATAGACTTAGGCTACAAAAGAAGCCTAAATGCAGTGTTTGACACCCACATAACCCTTTTGGTAGCAGCCCTAATACTCTTTCAGTTTGGCAGTGGTCCAGTAAAGGGCTTTGCCACCACTCTAACCTTGGGCACCATAGCGTCTTTTATATCCAACGTCTATTTTGCCAAGTTCTTGTTGGAAGTGCTTTATAAACTGAGACTTTTTAGACTCTAA
- the aroD gene encoding type I 3-dehydroquinate dehydratase, which produces MLIAVPLSDQNLEEDLRAVKRLGADIVELRVDMFERTEPDYVLSWVKRAKEIGLSTILTIRSPEEGGREVPNRERIFELVSPYADYTDIELSSRALIPYVRNLTKTSDKKLIISYHNFELTPANWILREIFREGIRWGADIVKVAVKANSYEDTARLLCVARQEEGQKIIISTGKYGKISRVSGFIFGSVISYAYYKQATAEGQLSLEEMVKLREMLYS; this is translated from the coding sequence ATGCTAATAGCGGTGCCCCTTTCGGACCAAAACCTTGAAGAGGACCTAAGAGCAGTCAAAAGGTTGGGAGCGGACATTGTAGAACTCAGAGTTGATATGTTTGAAAGGACAGAACCGGACTATGTATTAAGCTGGGTAAAAAGGGCAAAGGAGATTGGACTTTCCACTATCTTAACCATAAGAAGTCCGGAAGAGGGTGGAAGGGAAGTGCCAAATAGAGAAAGAATATTTGAACTTGTCTCTCCTTATGCGGACTACACGGACATAGAGCTATCTTCACGGGCTTTGATTCCCTACGTTAGAAACCTTACAAAAACTTCGGATAAGAAGCTCATAATCTCTTACCACAACTTTGAGCTAACTCCTGCCAACTGGATACTTAGGGAGATTTTCAGAGAGGGTATAAGATGGGGAGCAGATATAGTAAAGGTAGCGGTAAAGGCTAATTCTTACGAAGATACTGCCAGGCTTCTTTGCGTGGCAAGACAAGAGGAAGGACAAAAGATAATCATATCCACGGGAAAGTATGGGAAAATTTCAAGAGTTTCTGGTTTTATTTTTGGAAGCGTAATAAGCTATGCTTATTACAAACAAGCCACCGCTGAAGGTCAGCTTTCCTTAGAGGAGATGGTTAAACTTAGGGAGATGCTCTATTCATGA
- a CDS encoding argininosuccinate synthase, producing MSKRVILAYSGGLDTSVIVRWLAEKGYEVITYTADVGQGEELEEIPQKAKASGAVEAIVEDLKEEFAKEYCLPTLRALALYEGKYPLTASLSRPLIAKKLVEYAQKFGADFVAHGSTGKGNDQVRFELSVWALNPDLEVLAPVREWEFKSREEEVEYALRFNIPVKVTKEKPYSIDKNLWGISIECGPLEDPWTEPPEDAFEWTVSPEKAPEEAEYVEIYFKEGTPIAINEKEYAKLHELILDLNKIAGRHGVGRIDMVENRLVGIKSREIYEAPAATLLYEAYRDLLSLTLDRYTFHYFLSHIPHHYAKLVYEGLWFSPLREALDGFTEKIAEFVDGTVRLKLYKGRAWVVGRKSERSLYVEDLATYSEKDAFDHRAGAQFTKIFGLPLKILGRVRRK from the coding sequence ATGAGCAAAAGAGTTATCCTGGCATACTCTGGCGGTTTGGACACGTCGGTTATAGTAAGGTGGTTGGCAGAAAAGGGCTATGAGGTAATTACCTACACTGCGGATGTGGGGCAAGGGGAGGAGTTGGAAGAGATCCCTCAAAAGGCAAAGGCTTCTGGTGCGGTGGAGGCAATAGTGGAGGACCTAAAAGAAGAGTTTGCAAAGGAGTACTGCCTACCAACGCTTAGAGCTTTGGCTTTGTATGAAGGAAAGTATCCTTTGACCGCATCCCTTTCCAGACCACTTATAGCAAAAAAGCTTGTGGAGTATGCGCAGAAGTTTGGTGCAGACTTTGTAGCACATGGATCCACCGGCAAAGGCAACGACCAGGTTAGGTTTGAGCTCTCCGTATGGGCTTTAAACCCAGACTTGGAAGTTTTGGCGCCCGTCAGGGAATGGGAGTTCAAGTCAAGAGAGGAAGAGGTAGAGTATGCCCTAAGGTTTAACATTCCAGTAAAGGTTACAAAGGAAAAACCTTACTCCATAGACAAAAACCTTTGGGGCATTTCCATAGAGTGTGGTCCTTTGGAAGACCCTTGGACAGAACCGCCGGAGGATGCCTTTGAATGGACCGTATCTCCCGAAAAGGCGCCCGAAGAAGCGGAATACGTGGAGATATACTTTAAAGAGGGGACTCCAATTGCTATAAATGAAAAGGAATACGCTAAACTGCACGAACTCATTCTTGACCTTAACAAAATAGCAGGTAGGCACGGAGTGGGAAGGATAGACATGGTAGAAAATCGCCTTGTGGGTATAAAGAGCAGAGAAATTTACGAAGCACCCGCGGCTACACTGCTGTACGAAGCTTACAGAGACCTTCTCTCTTTAACACTGGACAGATACACTTTCCACTACTTTTTAAGCCACATACCACACCATTATGCTAAGCTTGTTTACGAAGGACTCTGGTTTTCTCCCTTAAGAGAAGCCCTAGATGGCTTTACAGAAAAGATCGCAGAGTTTGTTGATGGAACAGTAAGGCTAAAGCTTTACAAAGGTAGGGCTTGGGTGGTGGGAAGGAAGTCTGAAAGGTCCCTTTACGTGGAGGACTTGGCAACTTACTCCGAAAAGGACGCCTTTGACCACAGAGCGGGAGCCCAATTTACAAAGATCTTTGGTTTGCCCCTGAAGATCCTTGGAAGGGTCAGGAGGAAATAA
- the corA gene encoding magnesium/cobalt transporter CorA, with product MIKIYASSTFGFTEHSIDEFGTILKDKILWIDVEKPTEEEIFWLKSAVGFEMPPREVFGDIEISSKYKEEGDKIFMNLSFVIQQKEDILVEPVFFFLKGRFMVTIRYRDIPTLMIFQKRVEVQTLSFQFAEEMFSHIVSIEVDRIGDRLEILGRRIRNLRKEVFEEQTEEIIKDISYYDELNITLRETINEKLRILSHFVKSPRINAQTKREIKVILDDLHTLLDYTTFYMDKIDSIQNTLLGLINIRQNEAVKVFTVLATIFLPATLIASIYGMNFEHMPELRWKYGYVYSLALMVITTISLIFWVRRKGWL from the coding sequence ATGATTAAAATATACGCAAGCTCTACCTTTGGATTTACAGAGCACTCCATAGATGAGTTTGGCACTATCCTAAAAGATAAAATCCTGTGGATTGATGTAGAAAAACCTACAGAAGAAGAGATCTTTTGGCTAAAAAGTGCGGTAGGTTTTGAAATGCCACCAAGGGAAGTCTTTGGAGACATAGAGATAAGCAGTAAGTATAAAGAGGAAGGAGACAAAATATTTATGAATCTTTCTTTTGTAATACAACAAAAGGAAGATATACTCGTAGAACCTGTATTCTTTTTTTTAAAAGGTAGATTTATGGTAACCATAAGGTATAGGGACATACCTACTCTTATGATCTTCCAAAAGAGAGTGGAAGTTCAAACTCTGAGTTTTCAGTTTGCAGAGGAGATGTTTTCCCACATAGTTAGCATAGAGGTTGATAGAATAGGAGATAGGCTTGAGATATTGGGAAGGCGTATAAGAAACCTCAGAAAGGAGGTCTTTGAAGAGCAAACGGAAGAGATCATAAAGGACATCTCTTACTACGACGAGCTAAACATAACCCTTAGGGAAACTATAAACGAAAAACTAAGAATACTGTCTCACTTCGTAAAAAGCCCAAGGATAAACGCTCAAACCAAAAGGGAAATAAAGGTCATACTTGATGACCTACACACGCTCTTAGACTACACCACCTTCTACATGGACAAAATAGACAGTATTCAAAACACTTTACTCGGACTTATTAACATAAGGCAAAACGAAGCAGTAAAGGTATTTACGGTTTTAGCTACCATCTTTTTACCCGCCACCCTTATAGCCAGCATATACGGTATGAACTTTGAGCACATGCCCGAACTACGCTGGAAATACGGATATGTTTATTCTTTGGCACTTATGGTAATAACCACTATCTCCCTTATTTTTTGGGTAAGAAGAAAAGGATGGCTATAA